ATACGTTTACATGCAGAGATATTTGGGCAAAACCACTTTATACGATTGAGCTGACGATAACTGAAGAAAATAAAGAACTGGATGAATTCGACGACTGGGATTAGAAACTAAAAAAGCGCATAAAACAAAAAACCCACACTCTCGTGTGGGTTTTTTTTATTTCTGCTTTCAGAAAAATCTTACTTGCGGATTTTTGCTTTGATCATGCGTTTTTTAGTCGCGATTCTTTTTTTCTTGTGGCGGATGCCTTTTCTAGATTTGCCTTTTGCTGCCATGTTAATCTCCTTCTAAAAATCTTAGTTTACTTCTTATTAGTTGGAACGTTCATCAAAGCCGCAAACGGATTGTTAAACGGATTTGCAGGTTTCGCTGGAGGACCTGAAGGACGTTGATCACGTCCGCCACCGCCGTGAGGACGGTTGCCGCCAGAAGGTCTTGGACCACCACCACGTTGATCAGCGCGCTTCTCACCACGAGGAGCCGACGCTTCGGGAGCGTCATCCATCTTCATAGTCAAAGAGATCTGATTTTTCACTGTGTCTACTTTAAGAACTTTCACAGTGACGTGATCGCCCGGGTTAACAACTTTACGAGGATCATCCACGAACTTGTGAGACAAAGCGGAAATGTGCACAAGACCGTCTTGGTGAACGCCGATATCCACGAACGCACCGAAATTAGTGACGTTCGTAACGATACCAGGGCAGATCATACCTTCTTGAAGGTCTTTGACTTCCATGATGTCATCGCGGAATTGGAAAACCTTGAACGGATCACGCGGATCGCGACCTGGTTTTTCAAGTTCTTTCACGATGTCGTCGAATGTAAATTCACCGACAAGTTGAGCCCACTTCGTTCTTTGCGCCAAAAGTTTCTTCGCGCCTTCACCGATGATTTCAGAAACGGACGCGTTGATATCTTTCGCCATATCCAAAACTGCTTGGTAGCGCTCTGGATGGATGCCCGTTGAATCCAAAACTTGTTTCCCGTTTGGAATTCTCAAGAAACCCGCTGCCTGTTCGAAAACTTTGGCAGAGAACTTAGGAACTTTCAAAAGCTCCGCGCGATCTGTGAACAAGGCTTTCTTACGAGCTTCCACGATCCCTTTCGCAAGGGCAGGACCGATACCAGCTACGTGTGACAACAACGCCGCAGAAGCTGTATTCACGTCAACACCCACGTTATTCACGCAAGATTCAACCACTGCTTCCAAGGATTTTTTCAATTGAGACTGGTTCACGTCGTGTTGGTATTGTCCAACGCCGATAGATTTAGGATCGACCTTCACAAGCTCCGCCAATGGGTCTTGCAAACGACGCGCGATCGAGATCGCACCTTTCACAGTCACATCAAGATCCGGGAACTCTTCACGAGCCACTTCAGACGCCGAGTAAACGGAAGCGCCGGACTCAGAAACCATCACAACTGGAATGTTCTTGCCAAGATCTTTCAAAACTTTACGCAAGAAAGACTCAGTCTCGCGGCCCGCAGTTCCATTACCGACAGCGATCGCTTCGATCTGGATTTGTTTCAAAACGTCACCGAACAAAGCTTTCGCTTTTTTCTCGGCATCGTCACCCAAAGTGTAAAGAACTGTGTGGGAAATGAAAGCGCCTGATTTATCGATCAAAGCGACTTTACAACCCGTTCGCAAACCAGGGTCGACACCCAAAACGCATTTTGGTCCGTAAGGAGAAGCCAACAAAAGCTTACGCACGTTCTCAGCAAAAACTGTGATCGCGTCTTGATCAGCTTTTTCCTTCAATACACGGTGCACTTCGTTCACAACAGACGGAAGAACGTAAACGTTCAAAGCCAAACGAGCACATTGTTTCAAGTAATCGCCAATCGCATTGTCTGGAGTCGAAGTTGCGAATTTTTCGTAAGACTTCAAGATGTCTTCATCGTCGCCTTTAACGTCAACAGACAATTCTTCTTCTTGCCAGCCACGTCGCATCGCCAAGTAGCGGTGATTGTTTTTCGCGTCCATGAGATTTTTAACAGGCTCTTCAAACTCTTTGTACATGTCGTACTTGGAATTTGGTTTAAAGCCCTTGGCTGCCTTCGCAATCACGCGACCTTTTTCATTGTAGTTTTTCGCAACCATCGCACGAAGATCGGCATCATTGGCGATTTTCTCGACGATGATGTCTTGAGCGCCTTTAAGCGCTTCTTCGTATGTTTGGATTTTCGCTGCAGGGTTGAGGAAGTTTTTCGCCTTCATCTCCATTGTCTGATCGTCTTTGATCAAACCATGGCCCATTTCCCAAATCCAATTTGCCAAAGGTTCGAGACCCGCTTCGCGCGCAATCGTCGCTTTGGTTTTTTTCTTTTTCTTGAATGGCTTGTAGATTTCTTCCAACTCGCCCAAATCCCAAGAAAGCTCAATACGCTTTTGGATTTCGGCCGTGAGGTTGTTTTGCTCCCCGATCTCTTTGATCAAGAAAGCTTTACGCTTCACGATTTCGTTGTAAGTTTCGAAACCTTCGATAACGCCGCGAATTTGAACTTCGTCCAAATTGCCGGTTTTCTCTTTACGGTAACGAGCGATGAAAGGAACTGTCGCACCTTCGGCCGCAAGTTCAATCACAGCTTGTGCTGATTTTGCGGGAACTGTTGGGACAATACGAGCCAAATAACTCTGAAGAGCCTGATCCATAGAACCTCTAGATTTATTGGAATTATTAGAAATTAAATCTTTATTTGTGACGGAACATGATCAGACCATGAGTAGGATCGTAAGGAGAAACCCCTACGCTCACACGGTCGCCCACAACCACACGAATATTAAAACGTCTCATTTTTCCGCAAAGTTTTGCGTTAATGATCGCCTTATTTTCGAGTTCGATCTTGTAAAGACCCCCAGCAAGGGCGTCGATCACTTTTCCGTCAATTTGTACTAAATCGTCTTTTGCCATGCAGGTAAATTAGTAGGTCAGATTGCAGCGCCTTGCAATAACTTTCTGCGCTACCAGTTTATGACAACTTTCTGTTGCTGATCAGCATTCGCTTTCCATCTTCAAAAAGCACTTCCAAGCGATCGTATTCATTCGAGAGAATGAAACCCCATCCAAAGATCTTGTGCTGGATCGGAGTTTTCGCCTCAAACTGCCCAGAAATTGAGTAAGGCTGAGCTTTCATCGCTTTATACTTCTCATGAAGATCGTGCCATTTTGCCTGGTCTTCAGACATGCTGGACTTATCAACTTTAGCTTTTTTCTCTTTTTTCGGAGCCTCAGACACCACTTCAAGAGCTGGAGCTGCTTGAGCTGATTTGGCTTTTTTCTCGACCTTTTCAGCTTTCGGTGGAGGAGCTGCTTTTTTCTCAGGAGCTTTTGCCGCTGGTTTTTCAGCTTTAACCGGTTTTTCAACCTTCGCCGCTTTTGCTGGTTTTACTTCCTTTGCAGGAGGCGCTTTCACAGCTTTTGCCGCAGGCTTCGCTGTTTTCGCTGATGATTTTGCGGGAGCAGCTTTCGCTGCCTTCGCTTTTGCCGCAGGTGCTTCCTTTTTTGCAGCCTTTTTTGCCATCTCAGTTCCTCTCTGAAATTACAAGGTGAGAAAGAATCAAAAAGTGTTTATTAAGCAGACTTATACTATCACCCAGTGTCTTGACATCAAAAAAATAATAGGAAAGTGTTAGCGCGAGGCATCACTATGATTACAGCTGAAGTTATTAAAGATCTTAACTCGTCCGATCTCTCTTTCGTGTCCGGTGCTCTGCAATCTGTGGCGACGAAGGTTCTGCCGCCCGATTCCTGCGACAAAGAAAGTTTGGTTTTTGTCTCAAAGCCCGAGCAATTGGAACAAGCCCTCAAGGCGCAAGCTCCTATTATTGTCGCGCATAAGGCACTGCAAACTCCCTCCGACAGCAGATCGACTTTCTTTAGCACAGGCTCAATCCAACTGAGCATGGCCGCCATCCTGCCACTTTTTGACGGCAAGATGAATCGCTTCAATCAAGAAACAAAGATTCACCCGTCTGCCTTCATCCATGAAAGCGCGCACCTTGGCAAGAATGTCAGCGTAGGACCTTTCGTCGTGATTGGTGAGCACGCAAAAATCGGCGAGGGCGCGACCATCGGAGCCCACACCGTCATCGAATGTTACGCGGAAGTAGGCGATCATTCGATCCTGCACCCGCAAGTTTTCATCGGAGCTCATTGCACTTTAGGCTCTCACTGTGAAATTCACCCGCACACGACTATCGGCGCGGACGGTTTTTCTTTTGCGATGACTCGTGAGGGAACTCACAAAAAGATTCCGCAAATCGGTCGCGTGGTGATTGGCAACAACGTCGAGCTTGGCGCTAACTGCGCCGTCGACAGAGCCGCCTTGACGGAAACTAAAATCGGCAACGGAACGAAGATGGACAACTTCTGCCACATCGCTCACAACGTTGTTATCGGCGAAAACTGCGTGATGGCGGCCGGATTTAAAATCGCGGGCTCAAGCACGATTGGCAACAATTGTATGTTCGGTGGAGATGCCGCAGTTTCAGACCACGTTCACATCACAGATCGCGTTGTTGTTGCGGGACGCTCCGGTGTCACCAACGACATCCTACAATCGGGCCAATACGGCGGCTATCCATTGGAGCCTCTGCGCGACGCCCTCAAAACTTTAGCTAATAAAACACAACTCACTCGCATGAGAAAAGACCTGGCTCGCGTCATTAAGCACTTGGGCCTTAAAGAAGAATAGGGAGAAACAGCATGTCTTATCAATTTTATAAAGTCCTACATCTTATCGGCTTTATGCTTTTGTTCTTTGGATTCGGCGGCATCCTTTTGTCAGCTTATTCCAAAACAGAGCTTAAAAAACCAGCGCGCATCATGGGCATGGTCACTCATGGACTGGGTCTCTTGATCATTCTTGTGAGTGGTTTTGGTATGGCTGCTCGCTTGGGTCTTGTGTCAGGTCTACCTGCTTGGGTTCAAGCAAAGATCGGTATCTGGGTTCTTTTGGGAGTTGCAATTTCTTTGGTGAAAAGAAAAGGATACATCGGTTGGCCCGTGGCAATCCTTCTTTGGGGTCTCGGCACATCGGCTGCGTTCATTGCGGTAAATAAACCTTTCTAGTCCTCACGAAAAATTCTGGCTTATATTCGAGATGGCGGCAGAAATGTCGCCATTCGTATTTTACCGGAACAGTATTGCTCATCGGATTTCCCGCCTTCATTGACTGTTTCATGAAGTTTTAAGATTCATAGCGCGAAACTTAAATGAACCACTGAAACCGAAAGGAAATCTTTATGAAATCTCTTCTTGTATCTATGTCTTTGTTGCTTGCTGCTCCAGCTTTCGCAAACTGCGTAAGCGAAATGATGGCAGGTGCAGCTCAAGGTAACCGCGAAGAAGCTGTTCGCATGTGCCGCAAAGCTCAATCTACTTGCAACGTTTCTGAAATCATCAAAAACAACCACGGCATCAACTACGCTGACGCTATGGCATTGTGCTCTCGTAAATTGGAATCAAATGCAAAATTGATCGAGTGCATGGCTCGCGGTTACAACTACTCTACTTGCCAACAACAAAACTAATCCGTTGCGCTCGTAAGAATGAAAAAGCCTTGGCATTTAACCAGGGCTTTTTTTTAGAAGCGCGCTAGAAGAGTCGTTTGAAAAGTCTTTTCCATCCGCTCGACAGTTTCGGCGGGCGAGTCTTGAAACATGGCTAAATAAGAAATCTTCAGCGCAAAAACCTGATTGAACATCATCGTGACAAAGGCTTCTCCGTTCGCCTGCCAATTCGTGTCTGAACTTACAATCGGTAGATACTCAAGCCAGATTCCCCACGCGACATTCCGATTTTCAGTATTTTGCAAATACGCCGTGTACAAGCGAACAAGACTGTCATAACTCGACGGCTCCAAAATATAAAACACGTGAGAATACCGATACCCCACTTCACCGGCCCAGCTTGTGTCGTCATTTCTGATAAAATAATATCGCAAGCCTATATCGGTCGAGTCTCTCTGAAAGAAGCCGGCAAACCGATCGCCTTCATATTTGTATCCTGCGAAAATACCCCAGCGATTTGTCAGTTCGAAGTCATACCTGAGTCCCGTCGACCAATTTCTGGAACTCTCCACTCCGTCATCTTGAGACTGAATGTAGCGACCATAGAGCGAGTAGCGATTTTTTTCCTGAAGATACGAGGCGACTCCCCGCACGGAGTAGTTTTCAACTTCGGCATTGCCACGAATATGAATGATCCCGCCCTCGAGTTCCGCCGCGAAAGGACGGGTTTCCGTCGGAATAATTTCTTGAGCAAAAGCGGAACTCGACAACAACAATCCAAGAATGAATGCAGCTCTCTTTTTCATACAACCTCTTAAGAGGCCATGTTGCTACGAAACGAAAGGGAACTTGATATGTCTTTTGTCTTAATCACAAATGGCGAGCGGCATTGATATTCGCCACTTCTTTGCGAAGTTTGTCATAGTGCGAGCCTTCCCAATATATCTTGTGGCAAGAGGAACACTCGTAAAACGTGTCAAACAAACGAAACGTATTTTCGTCGACAATGTTTTTAACGGCGGTTTTTTCAATCAGTCGAAGCACTCCATTGCACTCTAAACATCGTGTCAGAGGATTTTTTCCCGCCAGCGGAAATGCCTTGAGCACTTCGACCAACTGACTCTTCGGAATATCCGAGCGCACCAGAAATGCTTTTCCTTCCGGTATACTCTGATAAAACAATCGGTCTTGAGTTAATATGATGCGACCCTCTTGAGTCGCATATAGAAGAATTTCCTGGTCGCTCGATGACATGAGCGAGACGGAATCAACTCCCATGATCCTTAGACGCCTCAACAAGCCTAATAGATTTTCATCGACCAGAAATCGCGGCTCCATCAAATTGAGGATAGCCGCTTTTCTAAGTTTATTGGACTTTTTGTTCCGGAACTTTATCCGTCACATCACAGGAAACACTATGTGTCCCTTGTCTGATTCGCACCCAGGTGGCGTCTTTGGCGGAAAACTCCGCAGAACTTTCAACAGAGCCCACCATGAGGTTTTGCAAAACCAAAACAGAGCCCGGCACCTTCAGATCATCTTCAAACAAAAGCTGATATTGAATTTTCAGATTTTCATCACCAAACTGAATTTGCGCAAAACGCCCGATGCTGTCTTCAATAATCAATGTCATCAGCGGCTGAGAAACTTCTTTTACTTGTTTCTCTTCCACATACAAACGACAAGAAACATGTTTATAAGAAAGTACCGGCATTGCCGCAAAACTCACCCCAGGAATTGCAAAAAATAAAGCTACAATAAGAGTTTTCACAATCACTCCTGTCACTAAAACATACTATACTTTAGGAAACGACATTCGATATTGCCGTTGAACACAAAGTGCTTACGAGTCGATTTCAATTTCAAATCCGCGATCAGCTCTTTGTTGCCGGAAAGAATCCATGCATCCCAACCTTTGAATCTGTGCTTCAAAGTGAAACCAAGATCGCGATACACGTCACGGAGATTATCTTCATCACCGATACGCGCTCCGTAAGGAGGATTCACGATGATAAGGCCTTTTTCCACAGGAGGCTCTACAGTCGATACGGCTTCTTTTCTGAATTCAATGACGTCGTCCACGCCGGCACGTTTCGCATTTTCTTTGGCGTTGATAAGAACGCGGCGGTCGATATCGTAGCCATAGAACTTAAATGGAAGCTCTTCTTTTTCCGCATCCATCGCTTCTTGAACGACTTTTTCCCAAGTATCTTCCTCGTAAGTCAGCCAGTTTTGGAAACCGAATTTCTTTCTGTTGATACCAGGAGCGATATTCATCGCCATCATCGCGGCTTCAATCAAGAACGTTCCAGAACCACACATAAAATCCACGATCGGCGTTTGCTGATCCCACTCAGAAAGCTTGATCAAACCCGCTGCCAAGTTTTCTTTCAACGGAGCTTCGCCCACTTCTTTACGATAACCGCGCTTAAACAAGCTATCGCCAGAAGTATCCACGGCAACATTGAATTGATTTTTGATCGCGCGAACATGGATGCGCAAAGAAGGATTTTCGTTATCAACGTCAGGACGTACACCAAATTTTTCGCGGAATTGATCGACGATAGCGTCTTTCACTTTCATCGCAACAAAACGTTGATCACGCATTTTTGAATCCGTGATGCTCGCATCAATCGAAATCGTTTGAGTCGGTTTAATATATTTAGTGAAGTCGTGACGAAGAATTTGATTGTACAGCTCTTCAGGCTGATACGCCGTGAAATCCAAAACAGGTTTCAAAATACGGCTGGCCAAGCGCGAGTGAAGATTGGCTTTATAACAACCTTCCCAATTGCTCTCAAAGAATACTCCACCGATATAACGATCGGTTACTTTGAGTCCGAGATCTTTGATTTCTTGTTCTAGGGCTTCGACGAGGCCGCGAGGCGCGGAGGCAAAAAACTGAGGCATGAGACTGGGTCCTTTCTGTGGTTCAGAAAGCCCAGTCCCTCGCTGAGCTTTCTATGTTTCGCGATACTGTGGTCCACCGCCCCCTTCAGGAACGGTCCACTCGATGTTTTCGAATGGGCACTTAATATCACAAGTTTTACAGTGAATACAGTTCGTATAATTGATTTGTAAGTCCTTCTTACCTGGTTCTTTTGTAGACGGTACCATCTCGTATACGTTGGCCGGGCAGAAATGATTACATGGTGATTTGTACTGAGGCTCACATACCGTACGGCAGATATCCCCGTCCTTTAGGATCAAATGGTTCGGAGAATCCTCGTCATGCATTGTCCCGGTCAAATACACGCTGGAAAGCTTATCAAAGAAGAGCTCCCCGTCAGGTTTCGGCAATTTGTTGTCTTCATGGTCCAAACCATAAGGCCCCCAAACGTCGACCACCTTTTCCGTTGTATCGGCGTCGATATGTTCGATTTTCATGAAATCATGAAGACCGCGACCGCCAGTGATCTCTTGCAAAGCGATCAACGGCATAGAGGCAAACATACCTTTGCTCAAAGTTTGGTGGAAGTTACGAACGCGGTACAAGTCATCCTTGATGTAAGAGCCATGAACCTTTTGCTCATAAGACTTCGTTGTCGCCTCTGTGAAGTCCCCGCCTTTCATAAGGCCTTCCATCACAGTTTCAGCAGCTTGCATGCCTGACTTCATCGCCAAGTGGATACCCTTAAGTTTTTGCACGTCGACCATGCTGGCAGAGTCACCACAAACCATGAAACCATCGCCGTAAAGCTTCGGCATAGAATACCAACCGCCGGCAGGAAGAGTTTTTCCTCCATAAGCGACAACTTTTCCGCCCTTCAACATGCTTTGCAAGAACGGATGAGTTTTCAACTTCTGCAATTCACGGTGTGGATCCAACAAGGGATCGTTCGTATCAAGGTAAGCCACAAGACCCACGATGATTTTGTCACCCGGAAGAGTATAGATGAAAGTTCCACCGATAGACTTAGAAAGAGGGAAACCCAAAGTGTGAATCACTTGGCCCGCTTCCACGGTGCCCGGAGGCATTTGGATCACTTCCTTCACGCCTTCTTCAAAAACCTCAGGGTTTTTGCCCGCGCGAAGATCTAATTTCTTTTCTACTTGTCGGAAAAGAGAGCCGCGTGTTCCTTCCGCAAAGATCACCACTTTTGATTTCAAAATCAAACCAGGCTCAAAGTTCGCCTTAGGCTTTCCGTTTTTATCACGGCCCTTATCGCCCGTGCGTACGCCAACAATTTTGTCGCCTTCATACAAGGCTTCGACAGCGGCAAAACCCGGGAAGATATTGATTCCCTTCTCTTCACACTTCGTCGCCAACCAGCGGTTAAACTTGCTCAAAGAGATGATATAGTTGCCTTCGTTGTGAAACGGAGGAGGCGTAATAGGAAGTTTGAAAGAGAAATCAGAACCCAAATAGTAAACGGCGTCTTTCTTCACTTCAGAATCCAGAGGGCAGCCCTCTTCTTTGAAGTTAGGGATAAGCTCGCCCAATGCTTTTGGATTTAACACGGCTCCTGAAAAGCTGTGCGCGCCGATCTCAGAAGCTTTTTCCAGAACAACGATCATTTGATCAGGAATTTGTTCGCCCTGCTTGCGACCTGCAGAAACGTCTTCGTTGTGTTTTTGAATTTGATTTTGCAAATGAAGAGCTGCGGAAAGACCGGCAGCACCACCGCCCACGATAAGAACGTCTACGTCCATCGTTTCGCGTGTTACACCTTCTGGTAGTTCGTTATAAACTGACATGTTGTTCTCCAAAAAACTTATTCTTCAACCGGCTCGTCTTTGATTTCAGCTTGAGGTGCCACTTTGCGAACAGGTGTCGTCACCTGCGCTTGCACTTTCAAGTCTTCCTCATCGCGTCCGCCAGGATAAAGGCGCTTCTTCGCCTTCTGTGCGATTTCGGCTTCTTTGGCTTCATCGTACTGCGGATTTGCCGCAGACTCTTGCGCCAAGGCTTTAAAACCACTGACAGAGAATAGCAGAATAAAAACAAAGAATACTCGGATCATATCCAGCTCCTTGGTTTTGCGCTTTGAGCGCATAATAAAAGCTAATTGAGAAAATTGTCATTGAAATAGTGCAGGATTTCTAGACTTTTGAGAACTCATTTTCGGAGGAGGAATGCATTTTTAAGCGCTCTTACTTGCGAAAGAAAATGATTCTCAAAGAACCGGCAGACGACGATGAAATTTCATAGGAATCTGGCGACGCACGCCTTCGATCCGTTCGCGCGTGAGTTTCGTGATAGCCACACCCGGATCACGCTTCTCGACCTGGCCAACAACAGTGCCCCAAGGGTCGATAATCAGGGAATGGCCGTAGGTTTCTCGCGTGCCGCCACGCGCTCCCAGATGCGTGCCACCTTGGGCTGCCGCAATAAGATAAGCCTGACTTTCAATAGCACGGGCTCTTAATAAAATTTCCCAGTGCGCCTCCCCTGTTTTCACAAGGAAAGCCGCGGGAAGAAGAATAAGATCCACTTCTTTGCGCGCATATTGCGAAAAGAGCTCTGCAAAACGCACGTCATAACAGATCGCCTCGCCGATCTTCCAACCATCAATGTCGATGATGCTGGGTTTCTGACCGTGACGGAAAACATCGGATTCACGAATAGGCTTTTGGCCTTCAAGCTGAATGTCGAAAAGGTGCAGCTTTTGATACGTCGGCTTCACCTCCCCTTTGGGAGTCACAAGCACCGACGAATTATACAAATGTCCTTCGAGCAACAAGGGAACCGAACCCAAGTGCAAATATGTGTCATACTGCTGAGCGAGTTTTGCTAAATGAGAAAAAGCAGAATGCTCGAGAGAAAATCCTTGGATTTTTTCACCCTCGACAAGACGTAGATACAAACAATTTTCCGGAAAACTTACGAAGCGAGGCTTCGCATTTTGGAAAGCTCTTTCGAGCAGACTTTCAATCTGCATCAAGTTGGCGTCAACATCATCAATAGATGTCATTTGCACTGCTGCGACCACCAACTCCGTGCTCATCGAAATTACTCCGCGCTATCAAGGTTGATTGTGGATGTTCTTGCCTCTTTCACTTCACGGCAATTCCACTTTGCTTCCTCAAGATTTTTTCTGACGTTGGAAACAAACTCAACACAAGAATTTGGATTTAAACCTGAACCGATCGTCTCATCCACACCTTGCTTAGTGTAAATCGCACGGCATTTTTGATCGGAACCCATTTCAACACGCAGAGTACGCACGGTTTTGTTGTGTTTACACAGAACCAGGGAGTCCCCCAGATCAGCGTACGACAACGACGAAAAAAAAAGCACTGCCATCGTTGCCGAGAACAGTGCTTTTTTGTTTTTTACTGCAGAGATTTGGTCTCTTTTCAAGCTGCTCTCCTCTTTGTCAAAGTTGCGGAATGTACTTCCTAAACTCAACTTTGATTTTACGCAGCTAAGTATGAGACTAAAACGAAGAGATCGCCTTAAGGACCAAATTTAG
This region of Bdellovibrio sp. 22V genomic DNA includes:
- a CDS encoding Tex family protein; its protein translation is MDQALQSYLARIVPTVPAKSAQAVIELAAEGATVPFIARYRKEKTGNLDEVQIRGVIEGFETYNEIVKRKAFLIKEIGEQNNLTAEIQKRIELSWDLGELEEIYKPFKKKKKTKATIAREAGLEPLANWIWEMGHGLIKDDQTMEMKAKNFLNPAAKIQTYEEALKGAQDIIVEKIANDADLRAMVAKNYNEKGRVIAKAAKGFKPNSKYDMYKEFEEPVKNLMDAKNNHRYLAMRRGWQEEELSVDVKGDDEDILKSYEKFATSTPDNAIGDYLKQCARLALNVYVLPSVVNEVHRVLKEKADQDAITVFAENVRKLLLASPYGPKCVLGVDPGLRTGCKVALIDKSGAFISHTVLYTLGDDAEKKAKALFGDVLKQIQIEAIAVGNGTAGRETESFLRKVLKDLGKNIPVVMVSESGASVYSASEVAREEFPDLDVTVKGAISIARRLQDPLAELVKVDPKSIGVGQYQHDVNQSQLKKSLEAVVESCVNNVGVDVNTASAALLSHVAGIGPALAKGIVEARKKALFTDRAELLKVPKFSAKVFEQAAGFLRIPNGKQVLDSTGIHPERYQAVLDMAKDINASVSEIIGEGAKKLLAQRTKWAQLVGEFTFDDIVKELEKPGRDPRDPFKVFQFRDDIMEVKDLQEGMICPGIVTNVTNFGAFVDIGVHQDGLVHISALSHKFVDDPRKVVNPGDHVTVKVLKVDTVKNQISLTMKMDDAPEASAPRGEKRADQRGGGPRPSGGNRPHGGGGRDQRPSGPPAKPANPFNNPFAALMNVPTNKK
- the infA gene encoding translation initiation factor IF-1 translates to MAKDDLVQIDGKVIDALAGGLYKIELENKAIINAKLCGKMRRFNIRVVVGDRVSVGVSPYDPTHGLIMFRHK
- the lpxD gene encoding UDP-3-O-(3-hydroxymyristoyl)glucosamine N-acyltransferase, with translation MITAEVIKDLNSSDLSFVSGALQSVATKVLPPDSCDKESLVFVSKPEQLEQALKAQAPIIVAHKALQTPSDSRSTFFSTGSIQLSMAAILPLFDGKMNRFNQETKIHPSAFIHESAHLGKNVSVGPFVVIGEHAKIGEGATIGAHTVIECYAEVGDHSILHPQVFIGAHCTLGSHCEIHPHTTIGADGFSFAMTREGTHKKIPQIGRVVIGNNVELGANCAVDRAALTETKIGNGTKMDNFCHIAHNVVIGENCVMAAGFKIAGSSTIGNNCMFGGDAAVSDHVHITDRVVVAGRSGVTNDILQSGQYGGYPLEPLRDALKTLANKTQLTRMRKDLARVIKHLGLKEE
- a CDS encoding DUF481 domain-containing protein, encoding MKKRAAFILGLLLSSSAFAQEIIPTETRPFAAELEGGIIHIRGNAEVENYSVRGVASYLQEKNRYSLYGRYIQSQDDGVESSRNWSTGLRYDFELTNRWGIFAGYKYEGDRFAGFFQRDSTDIGLRYYFIRNDDTSWAGEVGYRYSHVFYILEPSSYDSLVRLYTAYLQNTENRNVAWGIWLEYLPIVSSDTNWQANGEAFVTMMFNQVFALKISYLAMFQDSPAETVERMEKTFQTTLLARF
- a CDS encoding DUF5615 family PIN-like protein, whose product is MEPRFLVDENLLGLLRRLRIMGVDSVSLMSSSDQEILLYATQEGRIILTQDRLFYQSIPEGKAFLVRSDIPKSQLVEVLKAFPLAGKNPLTRCLECNGVLRLIEKTAVKNIVDENTFRLFDTFYECSSCHKIYWEGSHYDKLRKEVANINAARHL
- a CDS encoding THUMP domain-containing protein; protein product: MPQFFASAPRGLVEALEQEIKDLGLKVTDRYIGGVFFESNWEGCYKANLHSRLASRILKPVLDFTAYQPEELYNQILRHDFTKYIKPTQTISIDASITDSKMRDQRFVAMKVKDAIVDQFREKFGVRPDVDNENPSLRIHVRAIKNQFNVAVDTSGDSLFKRGYRKEVGEAPLKENLAAGLIKLSEWDQQTPIVDFMCGSGTFLIEAAMMAMNIAPGINRKKFGFQNWLTYEEDTWEKVVQEAMDAEKEELPFKFYGYDIDRRVLINAKENAKRAGVDDVIEFRKEAVSTVEPPVEKGLIIVNPPYGARIGDEDNLRDVYRDLGFTLKHRFKGWDAWILSGNKELIADLKLKSTRKHFVFNGNIECRFLKYSMF
- a CDS encoding electron transfer flavoprotein-ubiquinone oxidoreductase, which translates into the protein MSVYNELPEGVTRETMDVDVLIVGGGAAGLSAALHLQNQIQKHNEDVSAGRKQGEQIPDQMIVVLEKASEIGAHSFSGAVLNPKALGELIPNFKEEGCPLDSEVKKDAVYYLGSDFSFKLPITPPPFHNEGNYIISLSKFNRWLATKCEEKGINIFPGFAAVEALYEGDKIVGVRTGDKGRDKNGKPKANFEPGLILKSKVVIFAEGTRGSLFRQVEKKLDLRAGKNPEVFEEGVKEVIQMPPGTVEAGQVIHTLGFPLSKSIGGTFIYTLPGDKIIVGLVAYLDTNDPLLDPHRELQKLKTHPFLQSMLKGGKVVAYGGKTLPAGGWYSMPKLYGDGFMVCGDSASMVDVQKLKGIHLAMKSGMQAAETVMEGLMKGGDFTEATTKSYEQKVHGSYIKDDLYRVRNFHQTLSKGMFASMPLIALQEITGGRGLHDFMKIEHIDADTTEKVVDVWGPYGLDHEDNKLPKPDGELFFDKLSSVYLTGTMHDEDSPNHLILKDGDICRTVCEPQYKSPCNHFCPANVYEMVPSTKEPGKKDLQINYTNCIHCKTCDIKCPFENIEWTVPEGGGGPQYRET
- a CDS encoding carbon-nitrogen hydrolase family protein, producing MSTELVVAAVQMTSIDDVDANLMQIESLLERAFQNAKPRFVSFPENCLYLRLVEGEKIQGFSLEHSAFSHLAKLAQQYDTYLHLGSVPLLLEGHLYNSSVLVTPKGEVKPTYQKLHLFDIQLEGQKPIRESDVFRHGQKPSIIDIDGWKIGEAICYDVRFAELFSQYARKEVDLILLPAAFLVKTGEAHWEILLRARAIESQAYLIAAAQGGTHLGARGGTRETYGHSLIIDPWGTVVGQVEKRDPGVAITKLTRERIEGVRRQIPMKFHRRLPVL